A section of the Oryza sativa Japonica Group chromosome 1, ASM3414082v1 genome encodes:
- the LOC4325693 gene encoding probable calcium-binding protein CML16, giving the protein MSNTTEKKMPQQQQVERPTALAPADAEIERVFTRFDADGDGRISPSELAAVTRAIAPPPSESAGGREVAAMMNELDTDRDGFVDLGEFAAFHGRGRGDAEHEAELRAAFDVYDVDGDGRITAAELGKVLGRIGEGCSAEECERMIASVDVDGDGCVGFEEFKKMMCRDAAATGGADKAKTE; this is encoded by the coding sequence ATGTCGAACACCACCGAGAAGAAGatgccgcagcagcagcaggttgAGAGGCCGACGGCGTTGGCGCCGGCGGACGCGGAGATCGAGAGGGTCTTCACCCGCTTCGACGCGGACGGGGACGGCAGGATCTCCCCCTCGGAGCTGGCCGCGGTGACGCGCgccatcgcgccgccgcccagcgagtccgccggcggccgcgaggTGGCCGCCATGATGAACGAGCTCGACACCGACCGCGACGGCTTCGTCGACCTCGGCGAGTTCGCGGCGTTCCACGGCCGCGGGCGCGGGGACGCCGAGCACGAGGCCGAGCTGCGCGCCGCGTTCGACGTgtacgacgtcgacggcgacggccgcatCACGGCGGCCGAGCTCGGCAAGGTCCTCGGCCGGATCGGCGAGGGCTGCAGCGCCGAGGAGTGCGAGAGGATGATCGCCTccgtcgacgtcgacggcgatggcTGCGTCGGGTTCGAGGAGTTCAAGAAGATGATGTGCCGTGATGCCGCTGCAACCGGCGGCGCTGACAAGGCCAAGACGGAGTAA
- the LOC4325694 gene encoding 16.6 kDa heat shock protein, translating into MSLVRSGNVLDPMSVDFWADADPFGAVRSLAERCPVLTNVRVDWKETPTAHVFTADLPGVRKDQAKVEVEDGGVLVISGERAREEDVDGKNDERWHHVERSSGKFQRRFRLPRGARVDQVSASMDNGVLTVTVPKEETKKPQLKAIPISG; encoded by the coding sequence ATGTCGCTAGTGCGGAGCGGCAACGTGTTGGACCCGATGTCGGTGGACTTCTGGGCGGACGCCGACCCGTTCGGCGCCGTGCGCTCCCTCGCGGAGCGGTGCCCCGTGCTCACCAACGTCCGCGTCGACTGGAAGGAGACGCCGACGGCGCACGTCTTCACGGCCGACCTCCCCGGCGTCCGGAAGGATCAGGccaaggtggaggtggaggacggcggcgtgctCGTCATCAGCGGCGAGCGCGCCAGGGAGGAGGACGTCGACGGGAAGAACGACGAGCGGTGGCACCACGTGGAGCGCAGCAGCGGCAAGTTCCAGAGGCGGTTCCGCCtgccgcgcggcgcgcgggtggaCCAGGTGAGCGCGTCCATGGACAATGGGGTGCTCACGGTCACCGTGCCCAAGGAGGAGACCAAGAAGCCGCAGCTGAAGGCTATCCCCATCTCGGGCTGA
- the LOC4325695 gene encoding 17.9 kDa heat shock protein 2: protein MSLVKLFDTLAFDAWNPFSIFGTTVAADAWLASDTSAFANTYIESRETAEAYVFRADLPAGVKKEEVRVEVDEGNVLVITGERSVRREEKGQRSHHIERSCATFFGRFHLPDDAVVDLVRASMDGGMLTVTVPKVVTDKQPAIAAAAPVPAVVAPAVEAKAIEASP from the coding sequence ATGTCTCTGGTGAAGCTGTTTGATACGTTGGCGTTCGACGCCTGGAACCCGTTCAGCATCTTtgggacgacggtggcggcggacgcGTGGCTGGCGAGCGACACGTCGGCGTTCGCCAACACGTACATCGAGAGCCGGGAGACGGCGGAGGCGTACGTGTTCCGGGCGGACCTGCCGGCGGGGGTGAAGAAGGAGGAGGTGCGGGTGGAGGTGGACGAGGGGAACGTGCTGGTGATCACCGGCGAGCGCAGCGTCCGGCGGGAGGAGAAGGGCCAGCGGTCGCACCACATCGAGCGCAGCTGCGCCACCTTCTTCGGCAGGTTCCACCTCCccgacgacgccgtcgtcgacctcgtcagGGCGTCCATGGACGGCGGCATGCTCACCGTCACCGTGCCCAAGGTGGTCACTGACAAGCagcccgccatcgccgccgccgcacccgtccccgccgtcgtcgcaccCGCTGTCGAGGCGAAGGCAATCGAAGCCAGCCCGTAG
- the LOC4325696 gene encoding 16.9 kDa class I heat shock protein 3 yields the protein MSLVRRSNVFDPFADFWDPFDGVFRSLVPATSDRDTAAFANARVDWKETPESHVFKADLPGVKKEEVKVEVEEGNVLVISGQRSKEKEDKNDKWHRVERSSGQFMRRFRLPENAKVDQVKASMENGVLTVTVPKAEVKKPEVKAIEISG from the coding sequence ATGTCGCTCGTGAGGCGCAGCAACGTGTTCGACCCCTTCGCTGACTTCTGGGACCCCTTCGACGGCGTCTTCCGCTCCCTCGTCCCGGCGACCTCCGACCGCGACACCGCCGCTTTCGCCAACGCCCGCGTCGACTGGAAGGAGACGCCGGAGTCGCACGTCTTCAAGGCCGACCTCCCCGGCGTCAAGAAGGAGGAGGtgaaggtggaggtggaggagggcaACGTGCTGGTGATCAGCGGGCAGCGCAGCAAGGAGAAGGAGGACAAGAACGACAAGTGGCACCGCGTGGAGCGCAGCAGCGGGCAGTTCATGCGGCGGTTCAGGCTGCCGGAGAACGCCAAGGTGGACCAGGTGAAGGCCAGCATGGAGAACGGCGTGCTCACCGTCACCGTGCCCAAGGCTGAGGTCAAGAAGCCCGAGGTGAAGGCCATTGAGATCTCTGGCTGA